The Denitrificimonas caeni genome has a segment encoding these proteins:
- a CDS encoding efflux RND transporter periplasmic adaptor subunit — protein sequence MRILSGVVIAVLCVVAIFAVQKWRGPVLPALTVELLPLELRIVASGEVRYQSLARIGSEITGTVTARHVREGDLVNKGDLLIELNPEELQARLAQAQTQLQQLQKISRPQAQAALVEARDNLRQVSREARRRETLAEKGVISAEQVEQAQRMELNAKTALTRAQLTVDSLAAGSTEEQLLQQRIASAEAELAKTRIYAPFAGRVQTRNVEPGDLVQPSKVLLEIARSDGVNRAGVASDGLEVVVALDEKNFAPLQLQQPVQLIADAWPEQTVPGVVSFIAPAVDSDRGTIDVHIDVLPDTDQHYHTFLQGMTVSANIIAAEREQTLVLPNDYLLVQANKPTQVLRWNNGAVTAVDVQLGLRNMTHSEITAGLAAGDVVVQAGQVSDGQRARVRFEQAQHVID from the coding sequence ATGCGCATACTTTCTGGCGTTGTCATTGCCGTGCTGTGTGTTGTCGCCATCTTTGCTGTGCAGAAGTGGCGTGGCCCAGTGTTACCGGCATTAACTGTCGAGCTGCTGCCATTGGAGTTGCGCATTGTTGCCAGTGGTGAGGTGCGTTATCAGTCGCTGGCGCGGATTGGCAGCGAAATCACCGGCACAGTCACCGCCCGCCATGTGCGTGAAGGTGACTTGGTCAATAAAGGTGATTTGCTCATTGAACTCAACCCCGAAGAGTTACAAGCACGTTTAGCCCAAGCGCAAACGCAGTTGCAGCAGTTGCAAAAAATCAGTCGTCCGCAAGCGCAAGCTGCATTGGTGGAGGCGCGGGATAACTTACGTCAAGTCAGCCGTGAAGCCCGCCGCCGCGAAACTCTAGCGGAAAAGGGCGTGATCTCTGCCGAGCAAGTTGAGCAAGCGCAGCGCATGGAGCTCAATGCTAAAACCGCCTTGACCCGCGCACAGCTCACTGTGGATTCCTTGGCTGCAGGCAGCACCGAAGAGCAATTACTGCAGCAACGCATTGCCAGTGCTGAAGCAGAGCTAGCAAAAACTCGCATCTACGCGCCGTTTGCTGGCCGGGTACAAACCCGCAATGTGGAACCCGGTGATCTTGTGCAACCCAGTAAAGTTCTATTGGAAATTGCCCGCAGCGATGGGGTTAACCGCGCCGGAGTTGCCAGTGATGGCTTGGAAGTGGTGGTAGCGCTGGATGAGAAAAATTTTGCCCCGCTGCAGCTGCAACAACCGGTGCAATTGATTGCCGATGCCTGGCCGGAACAAACAGTGCCCGGCGTGGTGAGCTTTATTGCTCCAGCGGTGGATAGCGATCGCGGCACCATTGATGTGCATATTGATGTTTTGCCAGACACTGATCAGCACTACCATACTTTTTTGCAGGGTATGACCGTTTCCGCCAATATTATTGCTGCCGAACGCGAGCAAACACTGGTGTTACCCAATGATTATCTGCTTGTGCAGGCCAATAAGCCCACGCAAGTGTTGCGCTGGAATAATGGCGCAGTGACTGCAGTGGATGTGCAGTTGGGTTTACGCAATATGACCCACAGTGAAATTACTGCAGGACTGGCTGCAGGGGATGTCGTGGTGCAAGCAGGACAAGTCAGCGATGGCCAGCGCGCCCGAGTGCGTTTTGAACAGGCGCAGCATGTCATTGACTAG
- a CDS encoding S1 RNA-binding domain-containing protein, protein MALIGDMNTLQVIRQADFGVYLDGGPDGDILLPRREMPKDEPCEDEDWLNVFVYLDSEDRIIATSRTPKIKVGEFASLKVIDINRIGLFLDWGLSKDLLLPHSEEKRPLQEGDYCVVHAYIDERTKRITATAHLDRFLDKTPANYSVGQEVDLLIVEPTDLGFKAIINSEHWGLIHKNEAFKFLRGGMQERGFIREIRDDGLINLSLQPQGQELRDTLSEAILTQLRENNGHLPLSDKSPAPAIADAFGVSKGNFKKAIGGLYRQGVIRIHPHSIELV, encoded by the coding sequence ATGGCGTTGATTGGAGATATGAATACCCTACAGGTTATTCGACAGGCTGATTTTGGCGTGTATTTGGATGGTGGGCCTGATGGGGATATTCTTTTACCGCGGCGTGAAATGCCCAAAGATGAACCCTGTGAAGATGAAGACTGGCTCAATGTGTTTGTCTACCTCGACAGTGAAGACCGCATTATTGCCACCAGCCGTACCCCTAAAATTAAAGTGGGTGAGTTTGCCAGCCTAAAAGTGATTGATATTAACCGCATTGGCTTATTCCTCGATTGGGGCTTGAGCAAAGACTTACTGCTGCCGCACTCGGAAGAAAAACGGCCGCTGCAAGAAGGCGATTATTGTGTGGTGCATGCCTATATTGATGAGCGCACCAAGCGCATTACGGCTACGGCGCATCTAGACCGCTTCTTAGATAAAACCCCAGCAAATTACAGCGTCGGCCAAGAAGTGGACTTGCTGATTGTAGAACCGACTGATTTAGGCTTTAAAGCCATTATTAATAGTGAACACTGGGGCTTGATCCATAAAAACGAAGCCTTTAAGTTTTTGCGTGGCGGTATGCAAGAGCGCGGTTTTATCCGTGAAATTCGCGATGACGGCCTGATTAACCTGAGCTTACAGCCACAGGGCCAAGAATTACGCGACACCTTGAGTGAAGCGATTCTGACACAGTTGCGCGAAAACAACGGTCACTTGCCACTCAGTGATAAAAGCCCAGCCCCAGCCATTGCCGATGCTTTTGGCGTGAGTAAAGGCAACTTTAAAAAAGCCATTGGCGGCCTGTACCGACAAGGCGTGATTCGTATTCACCCGCACTCAATCGAACTGGTGTAG
- a CDS encoding chemotaxis protein CheV: protein MASILDSVNQRTQLVGENRLEILMFRLHGRQLFAINVFKVQEVVRLPKLTLIPQRHPHMCGVITLRGQTIPVIDLAQAIGMRPLLQNENSTVIVTEYNRSIQAFLIGSVERIVNLNWESVQPPPRTAGRQHYLTAITRVDEAIVEIIDVEKVLAEIIPMNAKISAEKLNNPILAKASGREVLIIDDSMVALNQLTEALGQLGITVHQATDGLKGLQQLQLWADQGEVLTDKLLMVFTDAEMPEMDGYRLTTEIRNDPRLRDLYVVMHTSLSGSFNAAMVEKVGCDNFLSKFQPDRLADVIEERLQRDEA, encoded by the coding sequence ATGGCCAGTATTCTTGATAGTGTTAATCAGCGCACGCAACTGGTTGGTGAAAACCGCCTAGAAATATTAATGTTTCGTCTACACGGTCGCCAACTGTTTGCGATTAACGTCTTTAAAGTGCAAGAAGTGGTGCGCCTGCCTAAATTAACCTTGATCCCGCAGCGCCACCCACATATGTGTGGCGTGATTACTTTGCGCGGCCAGACCATTCCAGTGATTGATTTAGCCCAAGCCATTGGCATGCGCCCGTTGCTGCAAAATGAAAACAGCACGGTGATTGTCACTGAGTACAACCGCTCCATTCAAGCCTTCTTAATTGGCAGCGTTGAGCGCATCGTTAACCTCAATTGGGAGTCCGTACAGCCGCCGCCGCGCACTGCCGGTCGTCAGCATTATTTGACGGCGATTACCCGTGTGGATGAAGCCATTGTGGAAATCATTGATGTGGAAAAAGTGCTGGCTGAAATCATCCCCATGAATGCAAAGATTTCAGCAGAAAAGCTCAACAACCCAATCTTAGCCAAAGCCAGTGGCCGTGAAGTATTGATTATTGATGACTCCATGGTGGCGCTCAATCAACTGACTGAAGCCTTGGGGCAGCTGGGAATTACAGTGCATCAAGCCACCGATGGCCTAAAAGGCTTACAGCAGTTGCAGCTGTGGGCGGATCAAGGTGAAGTGCTCACAGATAAGCTACTAATGGTCTTTACCGATGCGGAAATGCCAGAAATGGACGGTTACCGCCTGACCACAGAAATCCGCAATGATCCGCGCCTACGTGATTTATATGTGGTGATGCACACCTCCTTGTCCGGTAGTTTTAACGCTGCCATGGTGGAGAAAGTCGGGTGTGATAACTTTTTATCGAAATTTCAGCCAGATCGTTTAGCGGATGTCATCGAAGAGCGCCTGCAACGCGACGAGGCATGA
- a CDS encoding FGGY-family carbohydrate kinase, with protein MSAEQAVNNSTKDYVLSIDNGTQSVRAMLFDVSGNLHGLSRIEIEPYVSAQPGWAEQEADYYWQAVGQACQQLWQQVSIDKTQIKGVSVTTQRGTVVHVDQQGRALRPAMVWLDQRLADVSTPLPNPWRSLFKLVGAASIVNYFRGQAEINWVAQHQTEIHALTHKVLLLSGYLNYQLSGRFVDSVASCVGYLPFDYKKLRWAAKGDWKWHALAVRREQLPELIAPGELLGHVHAAASVHTGLPEGLPIIAAAADKACEVLGAGAVDESIACLSYGTTATINTTRSKYLEVTRLIPAYPAAIPKHFTTEVMIYRGFWMVSWFKREFGLREQQRAERLGVSVESLFEELIEQVPAGSMGLMLQPYWSPGVREPGLDAKGAIIGFGDVHTRAHIYRAILEGLAYGLRQGKEQIEKRSGVPIQRLRVSGGGSQSDAILQITADIFGLPVERPHTIETSGLGAAIACMVGVGLQPDFTTAVQSMTRAGEVFYPNKENHALYNRLYREVYCKMYQRLQPLYQNIRRITGYPK; from the coding sequence ATGAGCGCAGAGCAAGCGGTAAATAATTCGACAAAAGACTATGTGCTGAGCATTGATAACGGCACGCAAAGTGTTCGCGCCATGCTGTTTGATGTATCAGGTAATCTGCACGGTTTAAGCCGGATCGAGATTGAGCCGTATGTCTCAGCGCAACCCGGCTGGGCGGAACAAGAAGCCGATTACTATTGGCAAGCAGTGGGGCAGGCCTGTCAGCAACTCTGGCAGCAGGTCAGTATTGATAAAACACAGATTAAAGGCGTCAGCGTCACCACCCAGCGCGGCACTGTAGTGCATGTGGATCAGCAAGGGCGAGCCTTACGCCCAGCCATGGTGTGGTTGGATCAGCGTTTGGCGGATGTCAGCACACCCTTGCCCAATCCGTGGCGCAGCCTGTTTAAGCTGGTGGGCGCGGCCAGTATTGTGAATTACTTTCGCGGTCAAGCGGAAATCAATTGGGTCGCCCAGCATCAGACAGAAATTCACGCACTCACCCACAAAGTACTGCTTCTGTCCGGCTATTTAAATTACCAATTGAGTGGGCGTTTTGTTGATTCTGTGGCCAGCTGTGTTGGCTATTTGCCTTTTGATTATAAAAAGCTGCGTTGGGCGGCAAAAGGTGACTGGAAATGGCACGCTTTGGCAGTGCGCCGTGAACAGCTGCCTGAGTTGATTGCACCGGGTGAATTGCTCGGCCATGTGCATGCTGCAGCCAGTGTGCATACAGGGCTGCCGGAAGGCTTACCGATTATTGCCGCTGCAGCGGATAAAGCCTGCGAGGTTTTGGGCGCGGGCGCAGTGGATGAAAGCATCGCCTGTTTATCCTATGGCACCACCGCTACCATCAACACTACGCGCAGTAAATATCTGGAGGTGACGCGTTTAATTCCGGCGTATCCGGCGGCGATTCCCAAGCACTTCACCACCGAAGTGATGATTTATCGCGGGTTTTGGATGGTCAGTTGGTTTAAGCGTGAGTTTGGTCTGCGTGAGCAGCAGCGCGCAGAGCGCTTGGGCGTCAGTGTTGAGTCGTTATTTGAAGAATTAATAGAGCAAGTTCCGGCCGGATCCATGGGCTTAATGTTGCAGCCGTATTGGTCACCGGGTGTGCGTGAGCCGGGGCTGGATGCCAAAGGTGCAATTATTGGTTTTGGTGATGTACACACCCGCGCGCATATCTACCGCGCGATTTTAGAAGGCCTGGCCTATGGTTTACGCCAAGGCAAAGAGCAAATCGAAAAACGCAGTGGCGTACCGATTCAGCGCTTACGTGTATCCGGCGGTGGCTCGCAAAGTGATGCGATTTTGCAAATCACCGCGGATATTTTCGGTCTGCCGGTTGAGCGCCCACATACCATTGAAACCTCCGGCTTGGGCGCGGCGATTGCCTGTATGGTGGGTGTTGGTTTGCAGCCTGATTTTACTACCGCAGTACAGAGCATGACCCGTGCCGGCGAGGTGTTTTACCCCAACAAGGAGAATCATGCCTTGTACAACAGACTGTATCGCGAGGTGTACTGCAAGATGTATCAACGGCTGCAACCGCTGTATCAAAATATTCGGCGCATTACCGGTTATCCAAAGTAG